From the Hordeum vulgare subsp. vulgare chromosome 1H, MorexV3_pseudomolecules_assembly, whole genome shotgun sequence genome, the window GGTCAACAGATTCTGAATTGCGTAGGCAAAACTGGCAGAAGTAGCCATTAGGCCAACCACGACGCTGAGGACGATCATTGCACTAGAGTCGATTTTGGTGCAGAAGCCATGCACATATCTTAAGCTTGGCAGGAGCCCCAGTATCCTAGATCAGCCGCTTGAAGTCTTCTTGTTGCGATCCCAAAAATTGCAGGTTGTAGGCTGATCTTGCGCTGTACTCCCCGGAGCTGCCGAAGACTCATGTGATTTGATCACAGGCTCCAACATGAAGGTTGACATGCGAGCTGCTTAGTAGCTTGTGTAGATCAATCACCTCACACATTTGACTTGCAGTGTTACCATGGGTCACGTCAGAGACCCATGCATCATTGAAGAgctggagaagaaagtcttgAGGAGCTGGAGAAGCAAGTCTTGAGTGGTGTCAGCTCGAGACAAGAGTTATACCAGAAGTTATCCGTGCCCGATCGCCGTTGAAGTTGTAGCGTTATAGAGGACCTTGTCAGCATCATCGCACGGCGGCTCAGAGCCAACCCAGAGTCTGTCTGGGTTCCATCTCACAACGCTCTCCAGAATTTATTAGGCGAGCACATTCGCCTCCAATTAACCTTGCACCTATCACGTGTTAACTCTTGATCATGGGCCCAAAGGAAGCCTCCAATTAACCTTGCACACGCGTTAACTCTTGATCCATACTCTCGCGCTGAAACTCGATTTGTAGAAATAACCTTGCAGATCCACTGAAACTCGATCAAACGCTCCCCtccgctgccccccccccccccccgcgccccgCGCGGGCGGCCGAGGGgctccaaccctagccgccggtgtCTTCCCATCCCATCCCTTCCCTCCGTCGCCTCTGGAGGAAACCGCCAGGCTAAGCCCGGGCGGAtgacggcggtggcggaggagcctCTCCTTCTCGCGCGAGTGGGTGGCGCGGGGCATCCAAGCGCGCGGACGTGCGTCCCCAGATCCGAGTGGCTCGCTCCTAGCGCGGCGGTGGCTCGCTCCCGGCGGCGAGCGGCGGCAGATGCAGCTGCTGCATCGGGCCGTGGCGCTGCGTCTCCTCGGATCAGCGACAACATGAAGGGACTTGGTTGGCTGGTCAGCTGTAGGCGTAGTTGACCCTTTGGTCATATCTGATCTGGCCTGAGTGGCTAGCTTGTTGTGCGGTGGCGGAGATAGGTGGTCGCCTGTGCGCATGATGTGAGACGGAGATTCGTCGAGCGGATCCGGGAGAAATCCTTCTTCTTGGCTTGTTGCTAAGTCCGGCTATGGCGGCACTCTTCTATGTCGTCACCTTCTTGGGGCATCGCCGTGGAGAAGCTCAAGACCTTTATCCGCTACCTCCAGGAAAAACCCTAGATCAGTAGATCGGATGACGGCGACGCGCAGGTGTCGTTTTCCTCTTGGGGAcgtcattcttggaggtgtacACGAGCTTGAGGGACCAGTGGACGGCTTTTTTGGTAAAGCGGTGCTTCATCTTACTCATTGATGGCGGTGGATCTCGGCAGCGTGGCGAATCAGAGACTCGGTGTCTGATGCGTGGAGATGGACCTCGTGTCTGATGCGTGGAGATGGACTCGTGCAGGAGGTGGAAGCTCTCcggcgtcatggtggcgtcgatggagAGAGGTCTAGCAAGTCGGTGTGTTATTTTCTTCTCTGAAGACGGATTGGTGAAAGATGGCGGCGACCACACATGagagtgcgtcggaccggtttgtACCCTAAACCCAGTATGTGGCTCGGTTGGGGCCTCcgactttagatgttaggctttggtACGATGTCTGTTTGGTATTAGGCTCGGACTATCGGCACCCATTCATCAAGTGGTTAAGAGTAGCGATAGTTGTTGTGAAGATAGTGGTTTCGGACAACTGATGTACTACTTGTAaggtgaataattaataaaatgtagCAAGGAATAAATAAACGTGTTAACCGGGGTTAATCCACCTTTTaaagaaataaataaacgtgTTAACCGCATATTTTTTTCGATCTCCTTAATGATGAGCTTGATCGGGCTTTGATGGCCGTCCGTTAGCGCGAACTTATCGTCTTGACAAGAAAGATGAAGTTGTCATCAGCATTAGCAGGCCTTGAAAAGAAAGATGAAGTTGCCATAAGTACTACACGGAAGAAAAGATTACAAACTCCAAAATCTCATCATCTAGCTCCAGACTTAGATTTCAGGATTTTGATTATCAGACAATTCTGTTTCTCAGCCATCACCATGTTGTCAATGATTTGTTCACACTCAGCATGCCCACACCTTATCGTAAGTCTGTATTTCCTGTCAAGGCCTGCTGATGCTGAACCAAACTAAGCAATAGTAAAGGTAGCGGACTATGTTTTGGCATTTCATCTTTCTTGTTCATCAGTTTGGTCGGTCAAATGTACAGTTAGCAAGCACTAGGGAGAAGGAGCCGGTATTTGCGGCATTTCAGTTCTCCTTGAAACGTCATAGCTGCTAGCGCCAACGATTAGCAAAGGAAGAGTATACAAAGTCTCAGATTTCAGCAACAAGGACACACAAGACGACTGCATTACTGAAGAAGTGAAAATACAAGGATACAGTGTAAACTGGTTTGGGACGAGCTGCCGACCAGCCCACCACCACACCTCCCGACCGACACGGACACCTGACTGATTACCCTACGCGACTGACCATCAGAGCCTACGGACTACCAGCTACGAGCACACATGATCATACTACGTATGATCGCCTACATGCGTGCTTACGTCAGGACTCCTGACCTACATTATTCATCCGGCAAGGTTAACTGACACCCCACCCCAACCTAATTAAGCAGTCGTCTTGCTTGCTAGGCGACATCTAGGACTTGGTCTTGAACTTGGACTCGTCGATGTCGATGCCCTCCCTGGCGGCGCGCTCGCCGCCGGACTCATCGTTGGTGCTCAGCCCGCCCTTGCGCCCCATCTCGCTGTACCCCTCCTCCCCCATCTGCTCCCTGCGAGTCTGCCCGCCACGGCTGCGCCCTGCACAAATGCAGCATAGAGCAATGCTAGCAATCAGTATGGGAGGTCACAGATCGCTCAAGCAATCAGTACATCGACATTTCTCGCGCATGCACGTACCTTCGGCGAGGTTCTGCTGCGCCTCGAGGCTCTTCCCACCGGTGCCGCCGGGGACGACGGTCTCACCCTCGCGGGCCTTGCGGTCCAGCTGCGACCTCTCCTGCTGACCGGAAGCCATCACTCTCTTTCTGCCTGGGCTGGCCTGGCTACTTTAACCTCAGCTGGAAGGAAACGTGTGTGCTGTGCTGCTTCAGCTTGGTACGGTTGTTGTAGTTGATTGTTTGATGCTGGTGATGGAGGAGGCAGCGACGTCGCCCTTTTATAGCCGGCGAGGAGGCGCGTCGCGGGGCCAGGAGACGGCGCGTGTCCGACGACGCGGATGCAAGCCTCGGCTGTTGCTGTCCCTGATGCATTGACACGCGTCAGGCGAGGCGCCGGACGGATGACACGTCGGAGCGTGCTTATCCGAGGCAGCCACCGGAATGCGCTAGAGAGCTATAGGAGCCTACGTACAACACCTGCGTTGTCTTGGCACTGTCGTCCTGTGGGCGCGTAGGATCGTATACGTACTACTGAACTACAGCACTAATCACTCCCGTACGTGCGTTCGTCGTCGGCCGGTCGGGGAAACCAGGCATGGGTCGAGCATTGTACtgctttttctttctttcatccTCTTCATCATCAATGATGTACAAAACCACTCTTAATTGAGATGTTTTACGGTACATTCGGGCAATATGGACCGTCCGTCGAAGCGAATTCGACGGCCCAGATCCGATACAATATATAGACTTCAGGTGTATTATATCAGACCCCGAAGGGGAAAAATTTCGAACTGTTAGCGGTTTCCCTCTCAAATATTCGAGGGCATTTTCGGTATCAATTTCAGTGGTATTTTAGGTCCGATTTTTATCCCATTCGTTAGGGTTTTGCCGGCTCCGTCGTCACGTTCCATGGCCGCTTCGAGATCCTCTCCCTCTCCGGCGCCTTCCTCCCGTCGCCATGCCCGCCGGGAGCCACCGGTCTCGCCGTCTACCTCGTCGGTGGGTAGGGCCAGGTCGTGGGAGGCACGGTCATCGGGGAGCTCGTCGCGTCCGGGCCCGTCATGGTCGTCGCGGCCACTTTCTCCAATGCCACCTACGAGCGCCTCCCGCTCGCCAATGAAGAGTCTGGGGATGCGGCCGCGGCAGCCACCGGATATGACAGGATGCAGCTGCCGGACGGACCGGCTCCGGGAGGAAACGACGGGATGGGTGCGGCAGTCGGCGTGCCCGGACTGCCAGACCCGTCGTCGATGCCATTCTACAACCTGTCGCTCAACCTCATGCCTAATGGCGACGGTCCGATGCCACACGACGTGTTTGGCTCCTTCCGACCGCCACCGCCGGCCTTCTAGCTATAGCTAGCTAGCGTGCATCGAGGTGTCTCGACTCTcgatcgaccccccccccccctctttttctcttGCTCCGTTATTGTTTCTTTGAAGCTTCACGTATCACTGTTGTGATCTCTCTCCTTATTTTGATCTAGGTGTTATACTGTTTAATTATTAGTTAGCTTTGATTGTTTGCGAGTGTGCTTATTTACTCATGGATCAAGGAGAAACTGCAATTTTTGATCTCGTTGTCACTCGTGCGCACAATTTTAATCACAATAGCATCGATATAGCGTTTAGCATCATGTATAATTTAGCGTCTTGAAAAGCATTTCGCATAGCTTCAATCTAGACTATTTGTCATTGCTTGTTATTTAAAACTTTGATCATCAGAATGCTGATCTATCGTATACGTATGGTGTAGGCCATGTGtcattcctgttttttctcttgACTTTTTCCTCGCCAAAACCGGTTGAATGGATGAGAGGAACCCGATTTCTTCTCGTATAGCGTCTTCGCCCCATATATCTGTCCTGTTCATCTCTCGTCCAAACCATGCCACCCATTTGTTCTTTCAGATATCACAGGATATGATGACGCATGGGCGTGATCGCCAATGATCATCAAGACAGGAGATCTGGTTGGTACACAAATTTCTTGCCCTCCAATGTTTGATATTGTAGCTTAGTTTTTCTCGTTGGTTATGTTGTTTGGCTAGGGATAGATTTTTATGGTGTTGAACGGATTGTTTTAGTGAACTAGCTATGCACAGAGGTGCGTGGAAGTTTTTTATTCATGTGCCAGTATCATaagttggtcgcgagatcttatgaTTTTCACCTCTGGCCCACCTCAACTTGTttgatattgaagtatttgttgttgatgctgttaaTGGATTGTTTTAGTCTATGTATGAGGGTGTGAGAGAGTGGTTTAGTGGCTTGATCGAAAACTATGGCTTAATTTGTGCGCAAATTATGTTTGATTGTTTAAATTTGCTGCAAATCAGCCGAATTGATGTCAAGTTTTACAGTTTGTGAGTTGGCAAGGGCCGCGGTAGAACAGAACCCACATCACGAATATTCTGTTTTACGGTTCCGTGATGCAGGTTCTATTCTACCGCGACTCTCACCATCCCGTAAAAAGCATTTTTTGTGAACTGTTAACCAGAATCATATATAGTTTCAAGACTACACTCACCAACACATGGGAGCTGATTATTCCTAAGCACTTCTTGAACAATAATAAAAGATGGATGTCCTAATCTTCCATGGCACTGTTCTCAAGAAAGATAGTCCATCAAATACGTCAAATACATCTGAAACAAGGTGGATCACGGCATGGACAACTGTCTAATTCAGTTTGTTCTCAATTTTTTGaccccagaaatccttctgttttTCTCTTCATAGCTACAGAAGTTAACTTCACAGCTCTTATTCCCACAGCCTTTGGTACATTCCTAGCAGGACTTTTTGTCTTCATCACCCCTTTGGCCTGACCACCTTTCCTAGAGTCTTTCCTGGAAAAGTTAATAAACGTCAACATGGTACTAGCAAAGACCTGACTTGTAGAGCGGACATGTAAGTGCTGACACTAACTTCACTGGTTTTCTTCGTGCACCCTTTCCTGCGACATTCCTAGCACGCACTTCCTTGTCATCTTGCTTTTTCTTCCTGCAAAAAATGATAGATGAATATGCAGCCAACATTCGAAAACATGTTGAAGTACGCATAATTGTGGTAGTCCCACTTGTTTGGTTTTGCATAATCCTCTTATGCAACCTCCAGTGGTCTCTTCCTAGCCCTCCTGAGCCCACCATCTTCTGCATctaaatcttcctcttcttctgcaTCTGAATCTCCATCTTCTTCAGCATCTAAATCTGTCTCTTCTTCTGTCTCTGAGTCTTTCTATTtttgcttcttcctccttgtgACCTTATATTTCCCCGATTTTTTCCTGTGTAAATTGAAGAAAACCATGTGAACAATCTCCGGGACAACATATTAACACTGTAAGCATGTATGGAAATGAACAATGAGATAAACATGTGCACTAACTTTGTTGCTTTTTTtgaatcttctccttcttccgtaCCTGACTCTTTGTCTTCTTCTGTCTCCGAGTCTTTCTCTTTTCGCTTCTTCCTCCCTGTGACCTTTGAATTCCCCGATTTTTCCTGCATAAATTGAAGAAAAACATGTGAACACTCTCCCGGAGAACATATTAACACTGTAAGCATGTATAGAAATGAACAATGAGATAAACATGTGCACGAACTTTGTTACGTTTTTTTCGCTCTGATCCTCTCGCGCCTGGATTTTCCACGTCATCAGTGCAGCATTCGCGAGCAGCAGAGAAGTATGCCGGCAAAGGAACAAATGATTTATGGCCTTCATCCAAATTAGTTTTTTCTCCATCAACCAATATACTCCGGAGGAGCTCCATCACCTGCTCTGACTGTGAATCGCAGCTGCGGATGTGCATAAAGTGTCACTAGCCATGTTGTGTAGTTGATGATACTTATTCATGTGATCAGACCATACATGAGTATTCGCAGTCCTCGAAGAAGGGAACGCTGGCTTGGCATGCATTGTCCATATTTTCTTCACAATTTCTTTTGGAAATGTGCATACACCAAGATGATCCAGAACACAGAATATATGTGCGCATGGGTAATCCTCACTTTCCAACTTTTTACATTTACAAGCTGCAGCATCCAGTCTTGCTCCTGTAAACAGACAAGTCACGTGATATCTAACATCATTAGAGTTAGCATCCACGCCtagtgcatccaacttttttgcATTCACgccttgtgcatccaacttttttgcATCCAACTCCTCAGTGTCCTTACCTTCCAAGTCATTGGgatccttgttggaaatatgccctagaggaaataataaattggttattattatatttctttggtcatgataatcgtttattagccatgctataattatattgattggaaactcaaatacatgtgtggatacatagacaaaacactgtccctagtaagcctctagttgactagctcgttggtcaaagatggtcaaggtttcctaaaccatagacaagtgttgtcacttgataacggtatcacatcattaggagaatcatgtgatggactagaccgaaactatgaacgtagcatattgatcgtgtcgttttattgctattgttttttgcgtgtcaagtatttgttcctatgaccatgagatcatataactcactggcaccggaggaataccatgtgtgcatcaaacgtcgcaacgtaactgggtgactataaaggtgctctacaggtatctccgaaggtgtccgttgagctagtatggatcaagactgggatttgtcacttcgtgtgacgaagaggtatctcggggcgcactcggtaatacaacatcacacacaagccttgcaagcaatgtgactaagtgtaagtcacggtatcttgtattacggaacgagtaaagagacttgccggtaacgagattgaaataggtatgcggataccgacgatcaaatctcgggcaagtaacataccgaaggacaaaggaaatgttatacgggattatatgattccttggcacagaggttcaaccgataagatcttcgtagaatatgtaggatccaatatgggcatcctggtcccgctattggatattgaccgaggagtgtctcgggtcatgtctacatagttctcgaacccgcagggtgtgcacacttaaggttcgatggtgttttagtatagttgagttatatgtgttggtgaccgaaggttgttcgcagtcccggatgagatcacggacgtcacgagggtttccggaatggtccggaaacgaagattgatatataggaagttggtgtttggattccagaaagttttcgggcattgccggcagtgtaccgggagtgacgaatgggttctggggggccactgggtgggcccaccacgacccaagaggtccacgtgggtttattggatgtaaaataaggtataatgggctgacaaagtcatccaaggaaagcccataaggaaaaaatggaaaatccaaaagaggtggaaaaataaggaaggagtcctaatccaagtgggattggagaaggactcctccctctctcccacttcggccgacccaaggaggactccttggtgcgccaaggcttcctagggctgcctctcccctcctcctatatatactagaggtttagggcttttgagacacaacttagccacgtgcaactcaaacctacacctcgtagttcttcctctagattagatttctgcggagctcgggcggaaccctgcaggaatagttcatcaccaacaccggcgcaccatcacgctgccggagaactcatctacttctctgtctctcttgctggatcaagaaggtcgagatcgtcatcgagttgtacgtgtgctaaacacggaggtgccgtccgtttggcgctagatcgggacggatcgcgagacggttcatgggacggatggagggacggttcatgggacgattcgagggacgtgaagacgttacactacatcaaccgcgtttcttaacgcttcctactatgcgatctacaagggtacgtagatccaaatctcctctcgtagatggatatcaccatgataggtcttcctgtgtgtaggaatttttttgtttcccatgcaacgttccccaacagtggcatcatgagctaggttcatgcgtagatgttatctcgagtagaacacaaagggttttgtggatggtgatgttcgatttgctgccctccttagtcttttctcgattcggcggtattgttggattgaaacggcccggatcgacattattcgtacgcttatgaaagagttgtttcatcgattgacatgcaaccccattgcataaagatgactggcgggtgacggtttcttcaactttagttgaattggttttgaccgaggcggtccttggagaggttaaatagcaatttgcacatctccgtttgttggaattatgccctagaggcaataataaatatatttattattataattcctgtatcaagataatcgtttattatccattctataattgtattgaatgaagactcatttacatgtgtggatacatagacaaaacaccgtccctagcaagcctctagttggctagccagttgatcaaagatagtcagtgtcttctgattatcaacaaggtgttgttgcttgataactggatcacgtcattaggagaatcacgtgatggactagacccaaactaatagacgtagcatgttgatcgtgtcattttgttgctactgttttctgcgtgtcaagtatttattcctatgaccatgagatcatataactcactgacaccggaggaatgctttgtgtgtatcaaacgtcgcaacgtaactgggtgactataaagatgctctacaggtatctccgaaggtgttagttgagttagtatggatcaagactgggatttgtcactccgtgtgacggagaggtatctcggggcccactcggtaatacaacatcacacacaagccttgcaagcaatgtaacttattgtaagttgcgggatcttgtattacggaacgagtaaagagacttgctggtaaacgagattgaaataggtatgcggatactgacgatcgaatctcgggcaagtaacataccgaaggacaaagggaatgacatacgggattatatgaatccttggcactgaggttcaaacgataagatcttcgtagaatatgtaggatccaatatgggcacccaggtcccgctattggatattgaccgaggagtctctcgggtcatgtctacatagttctcgaacccgcagggtctgcacacttaaggttcgacgttgttttatgcgtatttgagttatatggttggttactgaatgttgttcggagtcccggatgagatcacggacgtcacgagggtttccggaatggtccggaaatgaagattgatatataggatgacctcatttgattaccggaaggttttcggagttaccgggaatgtaccgggaatgacgaatgggttctgggagttcaccggggggggggggcaacccaccccggggaagcccataggccttgagggtggcacaccagcccttagtgggctggtggggcagcccaaaagggccctatgcgcctaggaaagaaaatcaaagagaaaaaaaagaggaggtgggaagggaaggaaggactcccacccaccaaaccaagtccaactcggtttgggggggagccttcccccttggacccgccgacccccttggggctccttgagccccaaggcaaggtcccctccctcacacctatatatacggaggttttagggctgatttgaggcgatttttccacggcagcccgaccacatacctccacggttttttctctagatcgcgtttctgcggagctcgggcggagccctgctgagacaaggtcatcaccaacctccggagcgccgtcacactgccggagaactcttctacctctccgtctctcttgctggatcaagaaggccgagatcatcgtcgagctgtacgtgtgctgaacgcggaggtgccgtccgttcggtactagatcgtgggactgatcgcgggattgttcccggggcggatcgagggacgtgaggacgttccactacatcaaccgcgttcactaacgcttctgctatatggtctacaagggtacgtagatcactcatcccctctcgtagatggacatcaccatgataggtcttcgtgcgcgtagcaaaatttttgtttcccatgcgacgttccccaacagtggcatcatgagctaggttcatgcgtagatgtcttctcgagtagaaacaca encodes:
- the LOC123441068 gene encoding late embryogenesis abundant protein B19.1A-like; the encoded protein is MASGQQERSQLDRKAREGETVVPGGTGGKSLEAQQNLAEGRSRGGQTRREQMGEEGYSEMGRKGGLSTNDESGGERAAREGIDIDESKFKTKS